The following nucleotide sequence is from Barnesiella viscericola DSM 18177.
ATGGCCCGGGCAAGGCTGTCAACGCCGGCGGCGTGGCTACCTCGGGCTTGGAAATGACCCAAAACGCCATGCACATCTCGTGGAGTGCCGAAGAGGTGGACAAACGTCTGCACCAGATCATGAGCGACATTCACGCTCAATGTGTGAAATACGGTACCGAACCCGACGGCTACATCAACTACATGAAGGGTGCCAACATCGCCGGCTTCATGAAGGTGGCCAAAGCCATGATGGCTCAGGGTATAGTTTAATCGCGCGCAAAGCAATATTTGTCTCAAATAATCGAAGAGCGAGTTTCCCCAACGGGAGACTCGCTCTTCTTTCTAAATTCATGTTGTCTCATCAATTCGAGTGCAGCAACGATTCTATCACAGGAGTTATCAAAGCCTCCATCACGTCGTAACCCTGCGAATTAGGGTGAACTCCGTCTCCGGTATATTGGGCTTGTTGACCTTCATCTTCCGGATTAACCATATCGGAATAATAATCGACAAACGGTATGCCCTGTTCCTGTGCATACTCCCTCAACCGGTTGTTCAAGGCCGTGATTTTAGCCGGAGCATCTTTAATGGCCGGATTCCACCCGAAATGAGCACTCGGCAAAGTTGTGGTAAGAATCACCTTGATTCCATTAGCCCGGGCCAAATCGGCCATCGAGGCAATATTACCCAACGTATACTCCTCGACATAGGGCCCCGTGTTCTCGGCTATATCGTTCGTTGCGGCATTAATGACCACTACCTCGGGAGCCAGCGCAACAACATCTTCCCGAAAACGGAGTAACATCTGGTAAGAAGTCTGCCCGCTAATGCCCCGACCGATATATCCGTTTCGAGTAAAAAAGTCGGGGTGTTGATTAACCCACCCGGCTGTAATGGAATTGCCGATAAAAACCACTCGTCCCGGTACCGTAGTTGCTG
It contains:
- a CDS encoding SGNH/GDSL hydrolase family protein; protein product: MLFIMCCCGLMTFGATAQKNAQEWGNYQYYAQENEHLRSATTVPGRVVFIGNSITAGWVNQHPDFFTRNGYIGRGISGQTSYQMLLRFREDVVALAPEVVVINAATNDIAENTGPYVEEYTLGNIASMADLARANGIKVILTTTLPSAHFGWNPAIKDAPAKITALNNRLREYAQEQGIPFVDYYSDMVNPEDEGQQAQYTGDGVHPNSQGYDVMEALITPVIESLLHSN